TTAAATGATATTCAAAATACAAAAAATATTTTAAATATAAAAAATAAAGTTTTAAAACTATGCTCTAAATATCCTGTATATATTTAAATTTTATAAATTTATCCATCTTTGTTAAAAATAATATTAATTTTGCTAAAAATATTTTTATTTAGGTAATTTAATTTTAATTTCATTAATGTTTATTTTATTTATATTTTTTAAATAAGGAACTATTCCTAATAACGGCGATTTAATATAATTTAACAAAGTTTGGATATAACACGAAGTGTATTTATCATTTGGATAAATATTGTTAGCAATCCACCCTGAACATATCAAATTATCTGAAAGAATAGACTTTTCAGTCAAAATAGCATGGTTAATACATCCTAATTTTATTCCTACAATTAAAATAACTTTTAACTTCTCTTCTTTTACCCAATCTGAAAAAGTGTATTTATTTGATATAGGTGTATGCCATCCACCTGCACCTTCAATCAAGATCCAATTAGATTTTATAGCAATTTTTTTTAAACCTAAAGATAAATGCTTCTTATCTATTTTTATTTTACTCATGAGACTTAATATATTAGGTGGAGCGTTTTCAATAAATGAAATTGGATTAACTTCTTTATAAGTTAATGAAATAGAACTATTTTTTTTTAAAATATAAGCATCTTCGTTAATAAATTGATATTTATTTTGCATAATGTTAGAAACTACGTTTTTATGTTTTATCGCTCCAGAAGATATTGGTTTATAACCTGCCGTTTTATAACCATAATTTCTGGCTTTTTTTAATAAAATACTACTTACAGTAGTTTTTCCTATATTTGTATCAGTACCAGTAATAAAAAATTTTTTTATCATAATGATTTTTTTATATTGATTAAGAAATAATATGTTTATTTTAAAATAATTAATTTTATAAATTTTAAAAAAGGTAACTCAAACCAGTTTATTCTATGTATATGATAATTAGATCAATACAAGAATATAATGGTTGGTTACTTAATAAACAGTTATTTTATTTAAAATATTAAAAAACTTTTTTATATTTAAATTGCAGCATTATAATATTTTTCTTTGCTTAACTTTGAATTAGTTAAGTTAAAATTATTTTCTTTTATGGAATCGTGTTTTTTATACTCAGGAAATAAATTTAATTTTTTAAAAAGTTTTAAATCACTTTCTTCCTTTGGATTATTGGAAGTTAATAGCTTGCATCCATAGAAAATAGAATTTGCTCCGGCCATAAAACACATAGCTTGTGTTTGTTCATTCATTTCTTTTCGACCAGCTGATAATCGAATATAAGATTTTGGTAGCATTATACGAGTGGCTGCTATTACTCTAATAAAATCAAATGGTTCTACATCTAAGTTATTTTCCATCGGAGTTCCTGGTATTTTTACTAACATATTTATTGGAACACTTTCAGGTTGTATAGGAAGATTAGATAATTGCATTAGTAATTCCATTCTATCTTGTTTTTGTTCTCCAAGACCAATAATTCCTCCAGAACAAACTTTCATTCCAGCATCACGAACTACTTTTAAAGTTTTTAAACGTTCTTCATATGTTCTTGTAGTGATAATTTTTTTATAAAAATTAGCAGATGTATCTAAATTATGATTATAATAATCTAAGCCTGCTTTTGATAATTTTTCTGCTTGAATATTATTAATGGTTCCTAAAGTCATGCAAGTTTCCATGCCCATTTTTTTGACTTCTTTAATAATTTCCTCTAAATATGGAATATCTTTTTCATTAGGATTTTTCCATGCTGCACCCATACAAAAACGAGTAGAACCTGAAGCTTTAGCGTGTTTTGCAGACTGTAAAATTTGTTTTAATTTTAACAATGGTTCTTTTTTTAATCCTGTTTTGTATCTAGCACTTTGTGGGCAATATTTACAATCTTCAGGGCATGCACCAGTTTTAATAGATAATAATGTACTAATTTGTATTTCATTTGGATTGAAATTTTCACGGTGTTTTTTTTGAGCTT
This region of Buchnera aphidicola (Aphis craccivora) genomic DNA includes:
- the bioD gene encoding dethiobiotin synthase encodes the protein MIKKFFITGTDTNIGKTTVSSILLKKARNYGYKTAGYKPISSGAIKHKNVVSNIMQNKYQFINEDAYILKKNSSISLTYKEVNPISFIENAPPNILSLMSKIKIDKKHLSLGLKKIAIKSNWILIEGAGGWHTPISNKYTFSDWVKEEKLKVILIVGIKLGCINHAILTEKSILSDNLICSGWIANNIYPNDKYTSCYIQTLLNYIKSPLLGIVPYLKNINKININEIKIKLPK
- the bioB gene encoding biotin synthase BioB — translated: MKQKWTLKDTRLLFKKPFFDLIFEAQKKHRENFNPNEIQISTLLSIKTGACPEDCKYCPQSARYKTGLKKEPLLKLKQILQSAKHAKASGSTRFCMGAAWKNPNEKDIPYLEEIIKEVKKMGMETCMTLGTINNIQAEKLSKAGLDYYNHNLDTSANFYKKIITTRTYEERLKTLKVVRDAGMKVCSGGIIGLGEQKQDRMELLMQLSNLPIQPESVPINMLVKIPGTPMENNLDVEPFDFIRVIAATRIMLPKSYIRLSAGRKEMNEQTQAMCFMAGANSIFYGCKLLTSNNPKEESDLKLFKKLNLFPEYKKHDSIKENNFNLTNSKLSKEKYYNAAI